A region from the Candidatus Aminicenantes bacterium genome encodes:
- a CDS encoding acylphosphatase: MKTFHYMISGLVQGVCFRSYTVREAERLGVSGTVRNLSNGDVEVFAQGEAAAMASFEQFLHTGPRGARVDGVVKEVVDQVEEYRGFDISW; the protein is encoded by the coding sequence ATGAAGACCTTTCACTATATGATCTCCGGCCTAGTACAAGGGGTTTGCTTTCGCAGCTATACGGTGCGAGAGGCGGAACGGCTGGGTGTTTCCGGGACTGTCAGGAACTTATCCAACGGCGATGTCGAGGTGTTCGCGCAAGGGGAAGCAGCCGCCATGGCCAGTTTTGAGCAATTTTTACACACAGGGCCGAGGGGGGCCAGGGTAGACGGGGTGGTTAAAGAGGTGGTTGATCAGGTGGAGGAGTATCGGGGATTTGACATCAGCTGGTAA